One genomic window of Glycine soja cultivar W05 chromosome 9, ASM419377v2, whole genome shotgun sequence includes the following:
- the LOC114368652 gene encoding peroxidase 47-like: MLCKPPLKCLKIVIMANLLTMFFVMEMIIVSGFSFGASGLNMNYYLLSCPFVEPVVKNTVNRALQDDPTLAAGLVRMHFHDCFIEGCDGSVLIDSTKDNTAEKDSPANLSLRGYEVIDDIKEELENQCPGVVSCADIVAMAARDAVFFAGGPVYDIPKGRKDGTRSKIEDTINLPAPIFNASELIKMFGQRGFSARDMVALSGAHTLGVARCSSFKHRLTQVDPTLDSEFAKTLSKTCSAGDTAEQPFDSTRNDFDNEYFNDLVSNNGVLTSDQTLYNSPQTRNIVNAYAMNQALFFLDFQQAMVKMSMLDVKEGFKGEVRKNCHKIN, from the exons ATGTTGTGCAAACCACCTTTGAAGTGTTTGAAGATTGTGATCATGGCTAATTTGCTCACAATGTTTTTTGTTATGGAAATGATAATAGTGAGTGGTTTCAGTTTCGGAGCAAGTGGCTTGAACATGAATTACTACTTGTTGAGTTGCCCTTTTGTTGAACCTGTTGTTAAGAACACTGTCAACAGAGCTCTGCAGGATGATCCCACCCTAGCTGCAGGTCTTGTTAGAATGCACTTCCATGACTGTTTCATAGAG GGATGTGATGGTTCAGTTCTGATTGACTCCACTAAGGACAACACAGCAGAAAAGGATTCACCAGCAAATTTGAGCTTGAGAGGCTATGAAGTCATCGATGACATCAAGGAAGAGCTTGAAAATCAATGCCCGGGAGTGGTTTCATGCGCTGATATTGTTGCCATGGCCGCTAGAGATGCAGTTTTCTTT GCAGGGGGTCCTGTATATGACATACCAAAAGGTAGGAAGGATGGAACAAGGTCCAAAATTGAGGATACTATCAATCTGCCTGCCCCCATTTTCAATGCTTCTGAGCTCATCAAGATGTTCGGGCAACGTGGGTTTTCTGCAAGAGACATGGTGGCTCTCTCAG GAGCTCACACATTAGGAGTGGCAAGGTGTTCTTCATTCAAGCACAGACTGACCCAAGTGGACCCAACTTTGGACTCAGAATTTGCAAAGACACTCTCCAAGACATGCAGTGCGGGTGACACTGCTGAGCAACCCTTTGACTCCACGAGGAACGATTTTGACAACGAATACTTCAACGATTTGGTCTCAAACAACGGGGTTCTTACATCGGACCAAACGTTGTACAACAGCCCACAAACGAGGAACATTGTGAATGCTTATGCAATGAACCAAGCCTTGTTTTTCTTGGATTTCCAACAAGCAATGGTGAAGATGAGCATGCTCGACGTCAAAGAAGGGTTCAAGGGGGAAGTACGGAAAAATTgccataaaataaattga